The following DNA comes from Ananas comosus cultivar F153 unplaced genomic scaffold, ASM154086v1, whole genome shotgun sequence.
tcatcgaaaacgacttattagtacgaaggcgatcgtactcataagagtatagtatccGGACTGAGTTACAATATTGCATTGAGATATATGTATACACCGGGTGCGCGGGTGTGTGCGAAGCCACGGGAAAGACGAGGTGGCCcgcttccgcctccgcctccgcctcgtcTCTGCCGGTCCTCTTGAAGGAGAATAAAAAagagaacgagagaaaaaaaaaaaaaaaaaagaagagaagaaaggaaattataatagttaaaacagtttctcttaaaaaatattcGGACCGAATTTGGCAATTCAGAATGAGGcctatttttgataaaattcccaactaatcattttttttatggcaatggctaaaaatgaaaaaaatataaggacTTGGTAAGCAATGTATTGGGATAATCAGGGACTACCCATCAAATTTACCCGTTTTCTTCGTTTCCCAAGCCTAATTGAGGTCATACACTGCCTCTATTAAGTCAACCAACACTCCTCTAAGGACTCATTATTAGTCAGGAACTCTCCGAGTCAAATTTCAGAAAAGTAATTAGAGGATGTCCGCGCCTTCCGTGTGCATTTGCAGAGGAACTCTTCGATCTACAAGTAATAAGGTGAGGATCTGATCacaattcttctttttttttttaatctaggAAAAAAGTACGAGTTGGCTGTTTATTCaagtataaagaaaaaaaaaaaagaaaaagaactaccgaagagaaggagagagaagagagagagattagagaagggggggggggggggggggggaaggaGCTAAAAGGCGATGATCACTTGTTAAACACCCAAAGTTTTAATGCCAACCGCTTAAGTTAGGGTATGGCATTTTCTTTTAAGAAGTGCATGCTGTTGATATTTTCGGCGTAATTCAAAAATTCCTAATTAACTAGTTGCAGAGTAAAGTAAGAAGAGATCAGGGAGAGAGTTTAAAAGAGTTAACGCAAATTGCGTGTGTGCTCCTGTTATGGATTTACGGGGGGCtggtttctattttctattgTAATTTAGAATTGATTCCTATCAATATACTATAGCGGGGCTGCTATCAGTAATATAAAAATTCCTATATTTTCGATGTTAGAGCTAGCTACCAAAACGATGTtcggtaccgttgaatatgatatagatcatttaaactatttagaaattatattttatacttttttagcATCATTAACCAAACGATAAAAGTATCACAAAAGTTGCAGTCTTGATAACTAATATGGtgtgtttgctcgtttaacggtatagaagtgtttaaatcaattaattttttattaatttttttaaaaaactttaaaataagatctatactttagattttgaatacaaaaattgtttcatcactttttgaaagatatttattaTCAACTATTCTTTTTTGTCAACTCGACGGAAAAGAAAcaacatcaaaaaaatataaaatttgaaaaatggaTAGTAAACTAAACTGTTAACTACAaatagtgtgtgtgtgtatatatattgtcacgTCCAGGATTATCATATTTTTCGGGGCAAgtcaacagacccgccgtatatatagaaattatcCGTGTATACGAAGTGataactgtacctgtaaacaagtTATACCTACAACCAAGagtatagagctactagaactgaaatatatatataaaacaaaaaccATCCACTGTACACACAAAACCAACAGCACAATCTCGCTCCAGCGAATACAACTAACCATAACAGTGTGTACATGGCAAAATCTATCTACCTCTATAAGGGTACTTCGCTAGCAAAAGACCAGAGAAGGAAAGactctagctcgcaactcccttgcctcggtcagaatccacagcagcagcagcaatagacggctctgcaaaaaggtagcaataactgggtgtgagaactactgcaaaacagagtagtcctcagtgggtaccgtcaccgacctcaacggcccacccactTAGTCTACAGTAAGGTATACAAAGGTAGTAAAGCTGGAAGAAACTTTACAACTACATGCTACAATACTACCATTATCCAAACCAAGCTCACTGTAAATAAAggaatgcatcactagctacaacTCAACctcactgacccaatctcaagggACTGCCAAATGGCCCGTCCAGCCTGTATCCAAACTACACggcacaccacccacgggggtggTTGGTCCAAGAAACTGTCCAAACGGGACtgctgcgacatcaacgcaagaaaagcctcactccggagcgtcactcgtgggcgcgacccaatcgagtatgcaagcgtgtctctgccgagctcaatcaggctcacacaggctatagtcaatgcaaatgggtccaactggtctaacaattaagactcacgtgccctcggcactaTCTAATACAAGATGTAAacatatgggtccaccgtcagtcTCGACGACATCCGACAATACAAACAGCCTAACCCTGCTGTAAAATGAGCTCGACCCTTCAGCACAAGCGTAACCTCAAGCTACACAAATATAAGTATCCACGACGtgctaacagcggtgatacaaaagaaaaaaagctcctaaagctaaattcGTTAACATTTCAAAAATGGCAGTGTAGGTTTAGATtattttcttctaagtcaaatcccagttcagcatgtaaaaatttatctaaaatcattaacttatgctccaaattcagattccaTAAAGAACAAGCAAATCCATAAATTCGAGCTACTATACATTATAATTGAACAATAAACTACATGCTGACATTCTACGACTTAGAAGgaattccgacgatttcggtaaaaaTTAACACACCTCGAACGCTCGTCCAACACCGGctagaagtcgaaaggagaatTCCGCGCGCTCGCTCGACCTCCAACGGCTCAACCGGGACAACCCACGCACTTGAACGACCCTCCTACGATCGACTCCAATTAActaaagagagaggaagaagaagagcagtATACTGCCTCTCCAAGCTCCTTACGCAAATAAATAAGCTGAGCGTCGGTTGGAATGAACGATGTAGcgaaatgaccaaaaggccccttaccaactcaaatctgccgactgggtaccggtactcaatttGGGCACCGGTACCCGGCACTCAGCCAGCAAATCCCGCAGgctaggtaccggtactagcccgatgcagtaccggtacacaagctcGGTACGGGTACTTGCCAACAGGTATCGTTACTCaacaaagaaaaatacaaacccgagagcacctaAATATGTAATTCCTCTGGGGTATCGGTACTCCTCTCAAGTACCGTTACACAACACTCGAAATCCTGCTTTTTATAGATTTCAGTGTTCGAACTCCAACTCTCACAGCTCTGAGTCCGTTTTcacgtctatttcgcgccaaaaagACTCCGACTCAtcccgacactctacagatgtgTCGTCAAGCCACAAATGCTATAGTCAGTCCGACAGCTAAACCCTAGAGACACTACATTCTCCCccactataaaaaattttgtcctcgaaacttaaagtCATATCTCAACACGGTACCTCAAACAAGTAGGGGTAGGACTCCCGCATCACAGCCTCCGGCTCCCAAGTTGCCTCAcactcctcgtgattactccactgcactttcatgTACagtatgacccggttgcgcaattctttcgtctcacgaTTCAGAattcgcaccggtcgctcctcgtaccTCAGGTCCTCGCCTATCTCCAGTGGAGTGAAGTTAATCACGTGTGAGAGGTCAAACACGTATCTCCTCAAAGCcaagacgtggaacacatcatgaCTACTGGCAAGTCGCGGGGGCAATGCAATGCTGTATGCCATTGGCCTAACTTGCTCCAaaacctcgaaagggccaacaaatcGTAAATTAAGCTTTTCACGAACTCCAAAtctgcgaatccctctggacgatAAGACTTTCAGGAAAACATGGtatccaatctgaaactctaagtcttgTCTCCTGGTATCAggatagctcctctgtcgactctgggcgGTCTCAATATGTCATCGCACAACTTTGACCTTTTCTTCTGCTTCCAACATAATATCAGGACTCAAAGTCTCTTCTCACCTACATCACTCCAAAGCAAAGGTGATCGACACTTGCGTCCATACAAtgcttcaaacggagccattcGAATACtcgcttgataactgttgttgtacgcaaacttaACCAATCTTAGGTGTCGATGCCACcttcctccaaagtccaggacacaaGCTCTCAATATGTCCTCTATAGTCTGAATGGTTCGCTCTGACTAACCACCTGTCTGTAGATAAAATGCCGTGCTGAAATGAAATTGCGTATCCAAAGCCGTCTGAAGGCTCCTCAGGAAATGCGAGACAAACCTCGGGTCTTTatcagatacaatcgaggtAGGTACACCATGCAATTTGactatctcatccaagtataacCGAGCAAGTCGCTCCCTGAACCAAGTGGTCTGtaccggtaggaagtgagcagacttggtcagccTGTTCagtatcacccaaatagcatcaaatCCACCCTGAGCTCTCGATAAGCCCATGACAAAATCCATCGTAATTTGATCTCATTTCCATTCAGGCATTGGAAGATTCTAAAGCTTGTCAGTAGATACCCGATACTCTGCCTTCACTTGTTcgcaagtcagacactgagccacatgTCTTCCTATGTCTCTCTTCATCCCATTCCACCAGAAGTGTGCCTTCAAATTCTTATATATCTTGGTTCTATCAGGGTGAACAGTATAAGGCGAGTAGTGTCTCTttctcaaaatctcctctcggaCTCCTGAATCCATaggtacacacagtcggtccctatattgcagtactcccgaactgtcaaCAAAGAAGTTCTCTACCGGTCCCCTCTCTAACTGCTCTCGGATCCTCAACAAATAAGGATCTTCACTCTGTTACTCCCTAATCCTATCCAACAGAATGGGCTGCAAGAtcatagacatcagtctcgcagtgGTCCTAGGGGACACTACCTCAAGTCTTAATCACTGTAACTCCTCAAGTAAAGGCCTATGCTGGGTGATCATCATACTGAgtctctgcactgacttcctgctcaacgcatctgccaccacattcgccctgccggggTAATACTGAATGCtgatatcataatccttcaacaactccaatcACTAGCGCTGTCTCAAATTCAattctttctgggtgaacatgATACTTGAGGCTTTTGTGGTCAGTGAAAATCTCACAGTGCTCACCATACAGATAATGCCGCCACAATTTCAGAGCAAATACCAcagcggcaagctccaagtcatacGTAGggtaatttttttcataatcctttagctGCCGGAAAgtataagcaatcaccctaacatactgcatcaacacacaacccAAACCATTGTGAAACGCATAGCTATAGATCACAAATTCTTTCCCCATAACTGGAAGGATAAGGATAGGAGCCGATATCAACCTCTGCCTCAGCTTATTGAAACTCCTCTAACAATCCTTACTCCAGATGAACTTAATTCCTTtacgagtcaatcgagtgaggagCGTGGAAAGCTTCGTAAAACCTTCCATGAACCGACGGTAATAACcagccaatccaaggaaactcctcaccttgGTAACTGTCGTCGATCtgggccaatctcgaatcgcatCAAAATTccgtcctagcatgcttaactctcttaaccttttgggccaagccaccacccaaaatacttaagccacGTTAACAATTTAACCCTATTGTATCTTAcatataggactacctggggtctcacaacggaggccttcgtgctcctaagctgATTTTGACaatgaagcttccgaatcgacgattggctccgttagacttgatctaacgtatttgaagtgtttagaagataaattttgcgatttttcgatatcatttaactagcgatcaaaagggttcaaaattaacgactaaaaatataaatctcacaaaaagtggtgatataacactaaaattttttatcaaagatattgatcttgcagtaaatagtataaagaattttttatcaaaatttcacctgatttgaatacttctacaccattaaacttgcaaacgacatatatcagccattaaaaatattgattttgaaccctttcgatcactaggtacatgatattgaaaaatcataaagtttattttctaaataattcaaatatgctagatcaagtctaatagagctgatcgtcgattcggaagctctattgtcgaaaacggcttagaaaCACGGAGGcctttgtgctcctaatagcacacaagacctactctatatgtatttatatacatgtatatatatatatgcagtccAACTGTGGTGCTTTTTGAAGCATCACTCtaattttttaacccttagattaacctttttgatcatttttaatctttggtttaattttattatcctaGAGGGACCCTGAAACCTAAGGAGAATATTTAATCCTCGGAGGATTACTTTCATTGTAATCCTACAATCCTTGATCTAAGGGGTAAAAAGTTAGAAATACCAACTTCtttatgctttcgaaagcatagtagGTTTACACTATATTcgtttacaccgttaaactagcaagtatttcatcgtttattaaaaattattaattttgaggtCTTTTAATCGTAAGGTataaaatgtcaaaaaattataaattttaatttttagatatttcaaatactttaaattatgtttaatagtatagatcgttaagttaaaaattttatcattaaaaataatttatgagtacaaaaacaATCGCGCCCTTAAGAgggctctctctccccctctcgcCGTACTCTCTAATAAGCAGCTCTTTGTGTTGTCATCGCCTTGGTCAAAAGTTCTCGTGACTATTTTTCTCTGACCATTCAGGAGGGTAAATGTCAAATTGCCCCCCATGGTAAAGCACTTTGTCACTTTGATTACCGGGTAGTACTATAATGTTATACTTTGCCTTCATATggtttagattatttttatttcgtcGTTCCgtagttcaaaaaattatacttaactatCTTGTAATTTAGTGTGTATTTCATTTTACTATCCTacgattttaaaatttttttactttgctatTCTATTTGacatggaattttttttaagagatattctATTTGacatggaattttttttaagagatattctATTTGACatggaattttttttgagagatattctATTTGGCatggaattttttttgagagataaaaaTTAAAGGGAGAATATTTAATATGGCTCTGAAaacttttaaactatttaatttatacttttttttttcaaatataccccttgTATAGTtttccgttattcaaaaatatctccACTGTTAGTAACCGTTAACTTATCTCAGATTAAATCTCAGTTAAATTTCTAActgagtttaaaaaaaatcaaaatatcctttttgcccctaacttaagggcaaataaaaaaagctgATGATGGTaaatgaatatatttgaaaagataaaaaattaaaatatttcttttgcccCTATATTAAGGGCAAAAAGAAAAGTACGTGACGgtaaaagggtatatttgaaaggacaaaatagtaattttacagagataatgaTTGTTGCTAACAGTTCACTAACAGAATTTTActctagaggtatatttgaaataacttgaacgctaaaaagtttttttaacatgcaatagtaaagtaaaaatacGCTGTACAGGGGgaatcaatttgaagtttaccctattcaaagacattcaatatttatctctttttttttctttttttttttagagagatagatagcacgctatccgtttcgtttatttcatttagaaataaacttagctagaaatgtgaatcagctaggattcaaacttggaatctcgggtaccaaccaccaaaccctttgccacttgctctagggacggtcggtattcaatatttatcttatttgtACACATTGTATGATTGAACAAGCCGCATCAGGGCTAAAAGTTTATCTCTGATCACTTCAGCTCACTTCACCTCTGATGCACATTAAggcctagtttttttttttattattatttttttaaccttaCAAACTTtaccttttctttaatcctcGAATATACTTGACGATTATAGAATAAAATTCATTATATACTTTTAAGGCCATAAGTGCGTATTCTTTAGCAAATCCATTTAATGTTTGTGGCGTTTTCTGTTGGTACAAAAAGCAATATTCGATTGCATTTTGAGCTCATTGTAATTTAACGCCTACAATTACCAAGCCCTTGAATAATATAtccttgtttttctcttttcaatctGATAACAATGCATTAATTGCCTAATCCAATATACATTGATCAGCAGCGTTTCAATTTAGGAGCACGATGGATGTTGCACGTAAGAATGCTCCTGCGTCGAACGGCGAATCCTCACATAGAAAAGGTATTACTCCAACCCAAAAACAATGATTCAAAAACCGGGTCAAGCCAGCCAGCTCAACCGGTCCGACCACGATCTAGTCTATAAAACGGTTCGATTCAATCCTTTGAGCcgaataagtcaaaaaaattattttgagccATTCGAACTGGCAATTCAACCATTGACCTAGTgaatcaccgaccgtccctagcgttAAGTGgtaaagagcttgatggttggtatccgagattccaaattcgaaacctaattgtttcatattttcagctaaatttatctttgaaaaaaataaacgaaacggatagcatactcctttctctcaaaaaaaaccaTCGTACTAGTGAATCCGTCCGATTTTAATTGAACCGGTTGGATTTTTTTAATCAAGTCAAACTATCCAACGGCTTAAAGTCAActtagctgattttattttctattagcaaatattagtcttataaaaagtattaaaaacttatatctaCTTGTATAAAaatcagtattttataattaagtacgatactaaaataaataaataaataagtatatatattatataataaaattaaaaataataattaaatattttgacgTTATGCCGGTGTCATTGATTCATCCAATGGTTGATCCACTGGCGAACCAATTATCCTTGACCCAGTAACATTTCCGGTAGCTATTCAAGCCAGTTTTTAAAACATTTCCCAAAAAAGTGACCCGTCTCATTCGCAATGTGTTTGGTGATGCTGTTAGTGATCCTAATTCTGCAGGTGCTAAGTACATGATGAAGGTCCACAATGGACAACGGGTGGAAAAAGCTGAGAAGTATGAAATCAAAGAGAACAGGTACAAAGACAAGCACGAAAAACAAGCACATGTTGAGAAGCATGAAATCAAAGAGAACAGGTACAAAGACAGGCACGAAAAACAAGCACATGCTGAGAAGCATGAAATCAAAGAGATCAGGTACAAAGACAGGCACGAAAAACAAGCACATGCTGAGAAGTATGAAATCAAAGAGATCAGGTACAAAGACAGGCACGAAAAACATGCACATGCTGAGAAGCATGAAATCAAAGAGATCAGGTACAAAGACTGGCACGAAAAACATGCACATGCTGAGAAGCATGAAATCCAAGAGATCAGGTACAAAGACAGGCACGAAAAACAAGCACATGCTGAGAAGCATGAAATCCAAGAGATCAGGTACAAAGAGATCAGGTACAAAACTGCGATTGAGAAAAACAAGCACGAAGCCAAGCATGGAAATGAAAATTTGCACATTAAACTGCGTCTAAATTTGGAAATGCCAAAAAACACAAGGGATGCAAAAGTGGAAATACATGTACAACCCGAAGCAGCAATGCAGAAAGACAAGGCACAGAAAAAGAAGCTGATGGGCAACTGAGGCCAGCAAAATGTACGAACTCTGCAGGATGAATCATGAACTTTTTTCGTGCGGTTTAAATGGTTTAAATGTTGTGTAATAATTGAAGAGAGTTTGAACTTCTTGTGGTTTGTGGGGTAATATTTGGAGAGCTTGAATTGAACTTCATGTGGTTGCATTTCAAATAAGTTTCGAGTCGCTTGTAGAGCGCAGTGTGAACAATCAATGTACTGTGTGTTATGTCAGTGTTTGCAAAACAATGATGCTGTCAATGTACTGTGTGTTATCTCGTGTTCGCAAAAAGTGATGGTCTGTTTGGTTTGCATGATATAGTTGGTTCTTGTGTGGAGAGATATCTGGCAATCTTACGATCTCTTTATTAATTCGCTGTATTTTGGAAGTCTAGTTGATACGGCATGCCGACTTGTCAACTTTGAGAATATTAGGATATAGGGACGAACTtaataagtataaaatttatagaagAAAAAGATCTGTCTAAATGCATTTTCAGTTTATATCTTTTTAGATGCATTTTCAGTTTATATCTTTTTAGATGCATTTTCATTGTACATATACCTAGCCTCTTTTTAATGTTTCTTCTATCTTTTCTTTCTCAGTAAGTCATAATAGGTCTGAGGGTCTTCACTTGTAGCCCTAGCATCTTTAGAACAGTTCTTTGTCACCATGGTAGGTTAGATTGTAATGCTAGAGTTAAAATTGCAGTGTTCATACATGGTAATGAAAATTTGGGTGTTTTATACTCAGAGACGCGTGATTCATCGTATTTTAACAATGGGGATGTACCCTAGACTACTTATACATGCATATTTATGGTTCTTATTCTGCTACAAGATCAATAAGCACATTGATTTTCCAACTCTATATTCAATGAAGAGAACAAGGAAAGGAGGCAAGAAGATAGGTAGGCACCTTCTAAATCTATATTTCCATTGTACCCTACATTATAGAAGAAAAAGCATATTATACCAAATTCTATATCAGTTATCCATGATTTCTAGTTAAGTAACTTCAGACCTGATGAGGACAACGTCATTAACGTGGAACTGAGAGGGTACAACCAACTCCCTGTTTCACTATTTCACCCTACTTTCACCAAAACCAAAAGACAGAACTTGCGACTTACACCGAATGTCTATTTCATCATCCCCATCACCAACTACATCAAAACCAACACCCTGTTCGCGACGCGTTACAAGATATGGTTAGGACCCTCACTAGTGTATGGTTATTGGCTGGTTGATTGGGTGGTTCACTACAAAATGTGCATTACAGATTAAATTGCGAAGCAACATCTCTATATGCAGGGATAAGTTGGCTAAACCTGTCCGCATTTGACCTTTCCTAGACACCACAGAGCTGTATATGTCACGCCcggataccagcggaagcatatccggcacgtgcacagacccgccatacacctgcagtatataaggcgtctacaagaagcaagtcgataggaagtaaaacaagaagtcctatcctgatatcagagcaaaatacaagtcgatatacaacgagtatcaaatccaagtcaaaatacaaagagtatacaatccaggATCTCaacaaaaaggagaagtaacactactataatctcaaccccgaaagtaaatatacatcacgggtgtacaaaaagaatagatacaatggtggtctctctatatatatatggacatcaccctcggccgtagcccgagtagcaaggtgatcgactagcacgctcctagtagtccctagctaggcgcgacttccttgccacgatccctagcctctcctgtaacaggctctgtaaaaacaaccaccaaaagggcgtgagaactattaacaatagttcccagtgggtaagccgccagcctcggcgaattacaccactaggctcgagatgtacagaatggaaataaaagcagtaatttgcatgatatattttcaatgctaacaattcataagccaatgttaacaaataatgaacatgtaaacaacatgtgatcatagcatcaacagtaatgaatcaactgaatgatAGAAGCATGGCTACTACTATAAGCATAAACGTAGCATaagtgtgtaagtaactactgtacactgtaactggtaattattcgttactgtccaattttcctttagcactttcctttcattcacagggatctactcaaggtagtccagcttgcgccgcgcctaatggccccgtggtagtatacactccccacggcaatccacttcggcacccaatcccgcacgggcgagcaac
Coding sequences within:
- the LOC109705842 gene encoding trichohyalin-like isoform X1 — translated: MDVARKNAPASNGESSHRKGAKYMMKVHNGQRVEKAEKYEIKENRYKDKHEKQAHVEKHEIKENRYKDRHEKQAHAEKHEIKEIRYKDRHEKQAHAEKYEIKEIRYKDRHEKHAHAEKHEIKEIRYKDWHEKHAHAEKHEIQEIRYKDRHEKQAHAEKHEIQEIRYKEIRYKTAIEKNKHEAKHGNENLHIKLRLNLEMPKNTRDAKVEIHVQPEAAMQKDKAQKKKLMGN
- the LOC109705842 gene encoding nucleolar protein 58-like isoform X2, which produces MMKVHNGQRVEKAEKYEIKENRYKDKHEKQAHVEKHEIKENRYKDRHEKQAHAEKHEIKEIRYKDRHEKQAHAEKYEIKEIRYKDRHEKHAHAEKHEIKEIRYKDWHEKHAHAEKHEIQEIRYKDRHEKQAHAEKHEIQEIRYKEIRYKTAIEKNKHEAKHGNENLHIKLRLNLEMPKNTRDAKVEIHVQPEAAMQKDKAQKKKLMGN